The genomic interval TGATGAAGTCCATCGCGCGCCGCGTCATGTAGGGCGTTTCGGAATGCTCTTCCGGAACGCGCGCGGCCTTGTCGGCGTGAACCAGCAGCCAGCCGTTCTGCAAGCTTCCGTCGTCGTCGGCGCCGGAATTGGCCCAATGCTCCCACGGGTTCGATGCCTCAAACCCCTGCTTGCGCAGATACTCGTCATATTTCGGACGCGGCCGTCCGGTCGGGTGCAGCCCGTCATCGCGCTCATAGGGCTCGAAACCGCATTCGGCGACGTGCACGCCGATGACTGACTCCGGCGGGATGCCGAGCGCCTTCATGCCTTCGAGGTCGGGCGCCATATGGGTCTTGCCGACCAGCACGTTGCGGACGCCGATCTTCTTCAGGTGATCGCCGAGCGTGGGCTCACCGACGCGCAGCGGCCAGCCGTTCCAGTGCGAGCCGTGCGAGCGCATGTAGCGCCCGGTGTAGAACGACATCCGCGACGGTCCGCAGATCGGCGATTGCACATAGGCATTGCTGAACAACACGCCACGCTTGGCCATGGCGTCGATGTTGGGCGTCTTCAGCGTGGGATGGCCGGTGCAACCGAGATAATCATAGCGAAGCTGGTCGCACATGATCCAGAGAACGTTTTTCGCGCGCGCCATGCTTCGCCCCTGCATTTTCTTGATTGTGCGATGCTGCGCTATCGCGCAGGCGAAGACAAGCGGGCGGCGATCAGTTCGCCCAGGGCTCCGCTTCCGCCGCGCTCTTGGCCTTGGCGGACACCGGGCTTTCGCCGATGATGTCGGCGAGCGCGCGCAGCGCTTCCTTGACGCCTTGGCCGGTGACGCCTGACATCAGGAGCGGCGTCTTCTTGGCGGCGCGCTTCAGGCGATCCTTCTGCTTCTTCAACTCGTCCGGCTCGACCGCGTCGATCTTGTTCAGCGCCACGATCTCGATCTTGTCGGTGAGCTGCCCGCCATAGGCGTCGAGCTCGTGGCGCACCGTCTTGTAGGCCTTGCCGGCATGCTCGCAGGTTGCGTCGATGAGATGCAGCAGCACGCGGCAGCGCTCGACATGGCCGAGGAAGCGATCGCCGAGGCCGGTGCCTTCATGCGCGCCTTCGATCAGTCCTGGAATATCCGCGAGCACGAATTCGCGGCCGTCGGCGTTCACGACACCGAGCTGTGGATGCAGCGTGGTGAAAGGGTAGTCGGCGATTTTTGGCCGCGCCGCGCTGACCTTGGAGAGGAAGGTGGATTTGCCGGCATTCGGCATGCCCACGAGGCCGGCATCCGCGATCAGTTTCAGCCGCAGCCAGATCCAGCGCTCTTCGCCGGGCTGGCCGGGATTGGCGTTGCGCGGCGCGCGGTTGGTCGACGACTTGAAATGCGCGTTGCCGAAACCGCCATTGCCGCCTTCGGCGAGCACGAACTTTTCGCCGACCTTGGTGAAGTCGTGGATCAGCGTCTCGCGATCCTCGTCAAAAATCTGCGTGCCCATCGGCACCTTCAGCACGATGTTCTTGCCGTTCGCACCATGGCGGTCCGAGCCCATGCCGTTCTCGCCCTTCTGGGCCTTGAAATGCTGCTGGTAGCGGTAGTCGATCAGCGTGTTGAGGCCGTCGGCGACCTCGATCACGACATTGCCGCCGCGGCCGCCATTGCCGCCGGAGGGACCGCCGAATTCAATGAACTTTTCGCGGCGGAACGCCACGCAGCCGTTCCCGCCGTCACCGGAGCGGATATAGACCTTTGCCTCGTCGAGGAATTTCATGGGCCATAGGTAGGGCAGGGAGGGACCCGCGGCAACCCGAACTTGTCCGGGAAAACGCCGAATTTGCGCGATTTTTGGCCCTTGCTTAACCCGCGGATCAGGTCGGCCGCCGCCGGATCAAGAACTTCTGCATCCCGTCTAGCACCAGCTCCTTGCGCTGGTTGTAGATCGTGCTCTTCAGCGTCACCGTGCCGGTGGTGCGGCCTGCTACCAGCTCGATCACCTCGAGCGCCGGATAGATCGTGTCATCCGCGTACACCGGTTTGAGGAACCGGCTCGACTGCTCGAGAAAGCCGACCAGCGAGTCCTCGACCATGAAGGGAAACAGGCCCGCGCCTGGCGCAGTGTGGATCAGGGTCTGAAAACCGTGGGCGAGCAGATGCGGCATGCCGCGGGCGCGGCAATATTCGACGTCGTAGTGCACCGGATGGGTATCGCCGCTCGCGGTCTGGAACGCAGCGAATATCGCCGCGGTCTGGGTGCGGCTCGGCAGCACAAAACGCTCGCCGAGGACGAAATCCTCGAACCAGCGTTGCTCGGGGACCATGCGGTGCTGGGTCGGATCGAACTCGGTCATGGCTTTCGTCTCGCGATGGCAACACCTATCGGTACCGCGCTGCGAAGGGTGCGACAATCCGTTCAATTCGTTGTGGCCGGGCTTGTCCCAGCCTGCGAGGCCGTTAAAACGGCGCCAATGCCTCTCTTCAAGAAACTCTCAGCCTACGACGAACGCTCCGCACGGTTGGCCGGCATCGCCCTGATGCTGCTGTCGATCTTCATGTTCTCGTTCGGCGACGCCATGGGCAAGTTCATGGTGGCGACCTATTCGGTCGGGCAGCTCCTGTTCCTGCGCGCGATCGCGGCGCTGCTCCTGCTGTCGCCGATCATCTGGCGGCAGCGCCATGAATTCACCCGCCTCGAACGGCCCTGGCTGCAGCTTCTGCGCGTGACGCTGTCGACGCTGGAGGTCGCGGCCTTCTTCCTTGCGACCGTCTATCTGCCGCTCGCCGACGTCATCACCTATTATCTCGCGGGGCCGATCTTCGTCACCGCCTTGTCGGCGCTTCTGCTCGGCGAGCATGTCGGCTGGCGGCGCTGGACCGCGATCCTGATCGGTTTTTGCGGCGTGCTGATCGCGCTGCGCCCCTCGGCACAAACCGTCAGCCTGCCGGCGCTGATCGCGCTCGGCGGCAGCCTGTCGTTCGCGCTGCTGATGCTGATCACGCGCTCCCTGCGCGAGACGCCCGACATCGTGATGGCGTCGTCGCAGTTTTGCGGCACGTTCCTGCTCGGCCTCGGGCTCTCTGTGTTCCACTGGGTGCCGCCGACCGGCGGCAGTCTCGTGCTGTTCGCGCTGGCGGGACTCACCTCGGTCGCGGCGCTGTTCTGCGTCAACCGCTCGCTCAAGCTCGCGCCGGCAAGCGTCGTCGTGCCCTATCAATATTCGATGATCGTCTGGGCGGTGATTTTTGGCTTCGTCGTGTTCGGCGACGTGCCGTCGATGGCAACCATCATCGGCGCCGCGATCATCATCGGCGCCGGCCTCTACATCTATCTGCGCGAGCGTGATCTCGGCCGCCAGGAGGATACGCAGGTGAGCCCGCCGGTTTAGCTCTTACCCTCCCCTGGAGGGGGAGGGTCGATCGCGCGAAGCGCGAGCGGGGTGGGGTGACGGTTTCTCCGCATCGAACACTGCCCGAGTGGAGAGATCACCCCACCCCGTCACGCAATCTCGCTTCGCTCGATCGCATGCCGACCCTCCCCCTCCAGGGGAGGGTGCATCGCTCGCTACCGCACCCGTCGTGCGCTGCTCCAGCTCTTCAGCGAGGACCAGACGCCGCGCGACAGGCGAAAGCTGTCGACCGGGGTTGACGATCCCAGCGCCTCGAAGCGGTGCAGCTCGACACCGCTCCACTGGAAGCCGCACTTTTCCAGCACGTTGCGCGAGGCCGGGTTGGTGACGCGCGCGCCGGCATAGAGGTGATCCTCCTCGAATTCCTCGAAGAAGAAGTCGATCGCACCACGCGCGGCCTCGGTGCCGTAGCCGCGGCCCCAATGCTCGACGCCGAGCCAGTAGCCGAGCTCGGCATTGTCGGGCCTCGAGCGATCGATGCCGACCATGCCGACCGCCGTCTCGTCGTGCTCGATCAGGAACACGCTCTCGCTCCCGAGCTCGGCCGTGGCGCGGATGAACTCGACCGCATGCTCCTGGAGATAGGGATGCGGCAGGCGGCGGGTGTTCTGGGCGATGCGGAGATCGTTGGCGAGCTGCGAGATGGCCTTGACGTCGGCAAGTGTGGGGCGGCGCAGCGTCAGCCGCTCCGTGGCAACCACGCTCGGTCTCGCCTCGCGCAAGGTCGTGCTCGAAAAGTCCTGCAACATGTCCGGCTCCGTCAACTTCATCAAGTCAAAACGAAAAGGGGAGGCCGGTTTCCCGCCTCCCCTGGAGCCTTCGATCTTTTGATCTTAAGGACTCCGCCGGTTTGGTCAGGACCCGGCGGACTCCAAATTTGATCCACCGTCTATTCAGCCGCCTCTGCGATCGGAAGTACCGATACGAATGTGCGGCCGTTGGCTTTGGCTTGGAACGCGACGCGACCCTCGATCTTGGCGAACAGGGTGTGATCGGTGCCCATGCCGACATTAAGGCCGGGATGCCAGGTAGTGCCGCGCTGACGCGCAATGATGTTGCCGGGAATCACGCGCTCCCCGCCGAACACCTTGATGCCAAGGCGCTTGCCCTTTGAATCGCGACCGTTGCGCGATGAACCGCCTGCTTTTTTGTGAGCCATGGCTCGTCTCCGAAATCCTGCGTATCTCTAGATCAATTCCTTGACGGAATCATTTCACAATTTCTCACGCATCAATTCGTGAATTGGCGTGATCAAATCTCGTTATTCGGCGGCTTCCTTGGAAGCTTCCTTGGCCACCTTCTCCTTCTTCGGACGCGGGCCCTTGGTGGGCTTGGAGTTGTCCGTCAGGATCTCGGTGACGCGCAGAACCGTGATCTCATCGCGATAGCCGCGCTTGCGGCGCGAGTTCTTGCGGCGGCGCTTCTTGAACGCGATGACCTTCGGCCCGCGCTTGTGGTCGAGCACCTCGACCGCAACGGACGCACCTGCGACCGTCGGAACGCCCAGGACCGGCGTGTCGCCGCCGACCACCAGGACTTCATTCAACTGCACGATCGTGCCGACTTCGCCGGCGATCTTGCCTACTTCGAGAACATCATCCGGAGCGACGCGGTATTGCTTGCCGCCGGTTTTGATGACTGCGAACATCGTTTTTTTCCTTCGTGTTCAATCCCGACCTTGCGGACAGTTACGTCCGGGTCGGCTTTTTGTCAGTCGCTATGGGTTTACGATCCTTGCGCGGATGGGGTTTATCCCATTGAAAATCCACGCAAAAGCAAGCAGCGCGAGAACGCCCCGCGCCGGATCGGCCGGACTTATAGCCGCTCACGGCCCCGAGTCAAGGAAAACCGGCCGAAAAGGCTCCAAAACCGAGGAATTTGGCCGGCTTTCTACTGTGCATGGGGTTGTTTTCGAAAGTTGCCCGCATCTGCAACCATCGGGTTCCCGCGCCGTTGTCCCCGCCGAACACGTAAAGCGGGCATGGGCTCCGATGGCAACAGACGAATTGGTCGCGACGACAGGCATCGCCCAGCACGGCGCGGTGCGGCTGCCGTCGGTGGATGTCGACAGTTTCAACATTGAGATCAAGGACGAAGACGGTTTTCTCGGCGACCGCGCCAGCAAGGGCGCGTTCCGGGAAATCCTGGACCATTGGCGCAAGCCACTGCGCAAGACCGGGGAGGATCCGTTCGGCGACGAGCCCTCCGAGAAGATCAGCAAGAAGGTGTTGGACGACATGCTGGTCGGCGACGACACCGAGGCCTCCGCCGTGGTGCACAGCGCGATCGAGGAGTTCGCGCAGGAGCTGGCCTATGTGACGCGCCGTTTTCTGAAGACCAAGGCCTGGGCCAAGACCGAGCGCATCGTGGTCGGCGGCGGCTTTCGAGATTCCAGGCTCGGCGAGCTCGCGATCGCGCGGGCCGACATCATCCTGAAGTCCGAGAAATCTGGGATCGACATGGTGCCGATCCGCGCGCATCCCGATGAGGCCGGCCTGATCGGCACGCTGCATCTCGCGCCATCCTGGATCTTTGAGGCCCATGACAGCATCCTCGCCGTCGATATCGGCGGCACCAATATCCGCTGCGGCGTGGTGGAAACGCGCTGGAAGAAGGCAAAAGACCTGTCGAAAGCTGCGGTGTGGAAGTCCGAGTTGTGGCGTCACGCCGACGACAAGCCGACGCGCGAAGGTGCGGTGAAGCGGCTCACCAAGATGCTGAAGGCACTGATCACGCAAGCGGAGAACGAGGGTTTCAAGCTCGCGCCCTTCATCGGCATCGCCTGCCCCGGCGTGATCAACGCCGACGGCTCGATCGAGAAAGGCGCGCAAAACCTGCCCGGCAATTGGGAGAGTAGCAAGTTCAACCTGCCGGCGAGCCTGATCGAGGGCATTCCTGTCATCGGCGAGCACGACACCGCGATCCTCATGCACAATGACGGCGTGGTGCAGGGCCTGTCGGAAGTGCCGTTCATGCAGGACGTCGAGCGCTGGGGCGTGCTCACCATCGGCACCGGCCTCGGGAATGCGCGATTTACCAATCGCCGCAAGGAGAACGGCAAGGACCGGGACTCTACGGAGAACGGCAAGAAGAAAGCCAAGGAAACAAAGGACAACGACAAGCAGTAACCTTGACCGGTTAGGTTAAGGCGGGGATTGCGTTGCGGCGCACGAGCCACTCGCTACGGTCGATCCGTCGTCTCACCTGGCCGGCGAAGCCGCCCTTCCCGACCAGATTTCAATGAGCGGCACGGGACCGCCGGTGTTTACCGCGTCTGGCGGTCCCACCCCTGGGGTTTAACCCCAACCCTGCCGTTGAAAAAATCCCGCAATCTCCTCTGCCGCGCGCTCCGGATCCTCGCGATGGGGGAAGTGTCCGACGCCGCTGAACATTGCGAGATCGAGATCGGTGAAGGTTTCGCTGATACGATCAGTCCAGGCATAGGGAAACAGCGGATCGTGCTCGGCCCAGCGCACGCAGGTCGGCACCGCGATCGGCGGTGATATTGGCGCTTCCCCCTTCATCATGGCGACGCGCGCCGCATGGGCCGCGCGATAATGCGCAAAGCCGCCCGCAAGATTGCCATCCTCAAAGAAATTATCGGCGAAGGCATCGAGCACATCGTCGAAGGCGTCCTTGCGATGCGACCAGGTCTTGAGGAAATGCGCGATATAGAGCCGGCAGTTTTCGCGCGTCGTGCCGACGAGCTTTGGGGCCATCTCCATCTGGTGGAACGACTGGTACCAGATGTGGTTGAGCCGGTCGGGCGCCGCCATGCGCGGGCCGATGCCGGGATAGACGAAATCGAAGAAGAACAGCCCGGCGAGCCGCTCCGGCACACGGCGGGCGAGGGGCTGCATCACGGCGCCGCCGACATCATGGCCGACGACACCGAATCGCGCGATCCCCAGCGCATCCATCAGGGCCACCATGTCGGTGGCGTGCTGGTCCGGCCCGTAAGGGCCATCAGGCTTGTCGCTGGCGCCGAAACCGCGCAAATCGGGCGCAATCAGCGTGAAGCGGCCTGAAAGCCGCGTCATCACCGGCTCCCAGGTCAGCCAGAATTCCGGCCACCCATGCAGCAAAAGCAGCGGCTTGCCCTCGCCCAGGCGGGCCACATGGAAGCTGGCACCATTGGCTGTGACCTTGAGATGCTCCATCTCTGTTCCCATGCCGCAAAGAGGTGGCGGAATTTCGCCCCAGCCGCCTTGTCTGGCCCGCCATCCTCGCCTAGAAGACACCCCGACCACAGGGGCTCTGCCCCCGATTTGGCCCTCAAGGAGAGGTGGCAGAGTGGTTGAATGCACCGCACTCGAAATGCGGCATAGGTGCAAGCCTATCGGGGGTTCGAATCCCTCCCTCTCCGCCATATCGCCTTGAGCCAAGAATCCTACGGCCTCACGCCGGGTGCCTCCACCTTCATGCCGCGTGCGCGTGACATCAGATAGAGCTCGAGCTCGACCATCTCAGGGGCGCCGTAGTCGTAAGGCTGTGCGCGGATGCCGGTCATGCAGCTTCGCAGGCGGCGCTGCAATGATCCGAGCGTCTGCCATTCCAGGCGGTAGAGGGGATAGCCGGTCGGGTGGGCCTGCGTGATTGCGGATCCCGCGAGGCGCTTGTCCCAGTTGTCATCGTGGCAATTCGTGCAGGCGAGATTGAGCTGGCCCTGCCGTCGCATAAAGAGATCGCGCCCGCTGGCGATGAATTGTGCGAGTTGCGGATCGCCGCCGGTCTCGATCGGCATCTCGCGCGACTGCCGCGCAACGAAGGCGGTGAGCGCGAGCAGGTCGCGGCTCTCATAGGCGAGCGGGCTCGCCTGCTGATGATTGGCCCGGCACAGATTGATCCGCTGCTCCAGGTCGACCAGGCGGCCGAGCGTCTTGTCGAAGGCCGGATAACGCGCGGCAACACCCTTCATGCTCGTGCGCGCGTCCTGATGGCAATCGGCACAGGCCTTGGCGGCAATGCCGTCCTTGCGAGTCCACAACGCTTCGCCGTCGAGGACCCAGAGCATGCCGGGATTGGATGTGTCGTCGTCCTGGATCGCCTTGGTGTCAGGAGCCATGAAACTGTAGCTGGAGCGGCGCTCGGCTTGCGGGATTTCGCCGGCGACCACCGCTTGAGCCGTTGCCAGCGCAGCGATCGCGATGATGCCCAAAAATCTCATTCGACGACGATCGACGCCGAGGCGGTCTCGGAAAAGCCGTTGTCACCGATCCATTCGAACTCGAACTTGCCGCTTTCGGTCGCCGTCGTGAAGAACGTGATGAACGGATTGGCTGATATTGCCGGATAGAGATCGGCACGAAAGATCTCGGCGCCATTGTAGCGGCAGGCAAAGCTCGTGATGATGTTGCGCGGCACCACCTCGCCGGACGCGGTGTGGCGATAGCCTGTTTCCATGATGTGCGACATCAGCGTCTTGATCTCGATCACATCACCGCGTTTGGCCTTCGCCGGCACGTTGATGAGGGCGGCGGGCATCAGATCACCTCCTCGGTGCAGGCGGCGAGCGTCACGACGATGTCGACGGTGGCCGACCAGAACGTGTCGTCGGATAGCCGCGCGATCGCGACCACCTTCTGGCTGTCGGCGAGGCGGATGCGGGTCGACACCTGCGCGCGGCCGGCCCGCGGCCCGAGATGGAAGTTGCCGATGTTTGGCTGCGGGTTCTTCTCGTTGAAGACGTGGATGCTCTTCACATAGTCGTTCGCCGTCATCGGGCTGGTGACGCTTACCGTCATCGGCACCGTGTTGCCGTTCTCGACCAGCGGCGGAATGTCGAGCCTCACCCTACCGGTTCGCACATTGGCTTCACCGACGACGTTGCGGATCGCCGCTGACAGCATGGCCGGCGTCGCATCGGCCGGGCGCACTGTGACAACGGGCGCTGTCACCAGCGCGGCCGCGCCGCCGGCGAGGCCCAAAAACGTTCGGCGCGTGGGTGGGTGAAAGTTCGTCATTCTGCTGTCCTAGTCACGCAGCGTCACCAGATACGCCACGATGTCTTCGATCTGTTCCGCCGACAGGATCGGCTTGCCGCGCCAGGCATTACCGACACGGTCGAATCCGTCCACGCGGTAGTACGACGGCATGATCGTCGCGGCATTGAGACGCGATGCATCCACCAGCCGCAACCTCAACTGTCCTTCCGACCAGCGGTTGCCGCTGCCGGACAGATTTGGCGCAAGATCGCCCTGGAACTTCTGCTCGGGGAACGGCCCGCCGTGACAGAGGATGCACGTCGAGGCGCGTTCGACCACCAGCGCGCGTCCATGCGCCGCGTCGCCATTGGCTCCCGTCAGCGGTTCCGGGATCGCGTCACCGACGATCGCGTAGGAGTGCAGGCTCTCCTCGGCCTCGGCGGGCCGTGGTGCTGCAAGCCAGGCGATTGCGACGAGCGCTATGGTCGATGCCCTAGCCAAACGTGTCCACCGTTATGGCTTTGAACCAGTCCAGCGCCTGTTCCGCCTCGCGTTGGCGCACCTCGCGCGATGCGTCGACGGGGCTCGTGGTTGCTTCGACCTCGGCGTACTGATCTTCCTTGGGCTGATAGATGCCCTTCAGCGAAAACGCGTAGCTCGGCGCCACCGTGTTGTAGCAGGCGCCGTTGAGCCGCGGCATGTCCGCCGGCTTGCCTGTGAAGGCGTTGACGATCGCCGCCGCGCAGGCCTTGCCTTGTGCGCTCGCGGCGGACGCCGATTTCGGGATACCGCCGGCGATGGCGGCATCGCCGATGACATGGATGTTGGGCGCGATTTTTGACGCAAAGGTGACGGGATCGATCGGGCACCAGCCGGTGTGGTCGGCGGCGCCGACGATCTCGGCGATACGACCGGCGCGCTGCGGCGGAATCACGTTGGCGACCTGTGCGGTGTAGTTGCCGAAATCGGTGACGATCTCGTTGGTCGCGGGATTGACCGACGTGACGCGCCCGCCCTGCGACAGCGCGATGCGCTCGATCATGCCGGGATAGAGCTCCTGCCAGGCGCGCTCGAACAGCTTTTGCTGCGAATAGCTGTCCTTGGCGTCGAGAATCAGGATTTTTGAGCGCGGCTTCCGCGCTTTCAGGTAGTGCGCGATCAGGCTGGCGCGCTCATAGGGCGCGGGCGGACAGCGCAGGGGCGCGGCCGGGACCACGATCGCGACGACGCCGCCATCGTCCATGGCCTCGATCTGCCGCCGCAACACCACCGTCTGCTCGCCGGCCGTCCAGGCGTGCGGCATTTTTGCTGACGCGGGTTCGTCGTAACCCGGCAGCGCATCGAAGCGTATCTCGATGCCGGGCGCGAGTACCAGGCGGTCATAGGCGAGCGTGCGGCCGTCGGCGAGGCGGATCGTGCGCGCTTGCGCATCCACCTTCACGGCGGCCTGTGCGACGACCGTGACGCCGTCTGCCGCGATCCTGTCGTAGGTAAAGGTCTGCTCGGACAATTGGCGCAGGCCCGCGATCACTTCATTGCTGAACGGGCAGGCCACGAATGTCGGGCCCGGCACGATCAGCGTCACCTGCAGTCTTGAATCGAGCCGGCGCAGCGCACGCGCGCAGGCCGCGCCGCCAAATCCGCCGCCGATCACGGCGACGCGCGCGCTCCCTTGCGCGAAGGACGGGCATGCCAGCGCGGCCGCCGCAAGGGCGGCGGCTCCGCGGGCGACATCTCGCCGCGTCGGACGATGCGTGACGGCCATGCGCGATGATCCGAAAGGACGAGCGCGGCGGCCGCGAGGGGCCGCCGCGCGTCAGTGTCAGGCGAAGGTGATGTTCTGGTCGCGCAGCGGGAATGAGCGGACCCGCTTGCCCGTCGCCGCGAAGTAGGCGTTGAGCACCGCCGGCGCTGCGACGCCGATGGTCGGCTCGCCGACGCCGCCCCAGAACCCGCCGCTCGGCACCATCACCGACTCGACCTTCGGCATCTCGTTGATACGCATCGAGTTGTAGGTGTCGAAGTTGGTCTGCTCGATGCGGCCGTCCTTCACGGTGCAGCCGCCATAGAACAGGGCGCTCAGGCCGTAGACGAAGGAGCCTGCGATCTGCCGTTCCACCTGCGCCGGATTGACGACGTAGCCGGGATCGGTGGACGCGACGATGCGATGCACCTTGATCTTGCTGCCTTCGCTCACCGAGATTTCGGCCGCACCCGCGACGTAGCTTCCATAGCCCATCACCTGCGCAATGCCGCGGTAGATGCCTTTCGGTGCCGGCTTGTCCCAGCCGATTTTCTCGGCCACGGCGTTGAGCACGGCCAGGTGCTTCGGATGCTTGCCCATCAGCTTGCGGCGGAATTCGAGCGGGTCCTGGCCTGCGGCCTTGGCCAGCTCGTCCATGAAGCATTCCATGTAGATCGCGTTGTGGTTGACGTTGACGCCGCGCCAGAAGCCGGGCGGGACGTGCGGATTGCGCATGGAATGCTCGACCAGCAGGTGGGGCACCGAATAGCCGATCGCGGCTTCGCCCGTTTGGGCGACGCCCTGGAATGCGGCCGGATCCATGCCGTTCTGCAGCGCTTCGGGGCGGACCGAGAACAGGATGGATTGTCCTGACAGCCGGTAGTGCAGCGCGACCAGATTGTTGTCGGCATCGAACGCGCCGGTCAGCTTGCATTGCGTGATCGGATGATATTTGCCGTGCAGCATATCTTCTTCACGCGACCACAATAGCTTCACGGGCGTGCCCGGCATCTGCTTGGCGACCGCGACCGCCTGGCGCACATAGTCGGTCATGCCGCGACGACCGAAACCCCCGCCGAGCATCTGCTTGTGCACGTCGACTTTCTCCGCTGGCAAGCCGGAAGCCTCCAGCGCTGCTGCGAAGGCGGCTTCGCCATTCTGCGTGCCGCACCACACCTCGCATTTGTCCGGCGTGTAGAGCACGGTGGCATTCATCGGCTCCATCGTGGCGTGGTTCTGGTAGGGATAGCTGTAGATGGCCTCCACCTTCTTCGCCGCGCCGGCGATGGCCGCCTTGGCATCGCCGTTCTTGTTGCCGACATAGGCCGGCTGCGCATCGTCGAGCCCCTCCGCCAGCCACTTTGCGATCGTCTCGCTGGAGACTTTTGCGTTGTCGCCTTCGTCCCAGACGATAGGCAGCGCATCTAGCGCCGTCTTGGCGTGCCACCAGGTATCGGCGACGACGGCGACCGCGCTCTCGCCGACTTTCACCACCTTCTTGACGCCCTTCATGCCGGCGATCTTGGCTTCGTCATAGCTTTTCAGCTTGCCGCCGAATACCGGGCAATCCTTGATCGCCGCGTTCAGCATGCCCGGGAGCTTGACGTCGATGCCGTAGATCATCGCGCCGGTGGTCTTGTCGGCGGTGTCGAGCCGCTTCAAGCCCTTGCCTGCGATCTTCCAGTCTTTTGGATCCTTCAGCTTGACGTCGGCCGGCGGTTCGAGCTTCGCGGCCGCTTCCACCACCTTGCCGTAGGTCGTGGTCTTGCCCGACGGCGTGTGGGTGATGACGCTGTTGGATGCCGTGCATTCGGACGCCGGCACCTTCCATTCGTTGGCCGCCGCCTGGATCAGCATCATGCGCGCGGTGGCGCCGCCCTTGCGGACATAGTCGTGCGAGGAACGGATGCCGCGGCTGCCGCCGGTCGAGAAGTCGCCCCAGACGCGCTTGCGGGCGACGCTCTGGCCGGGGGTCGGATACTCGGTCGTCACCTTCGACCAGTCGCATTCGAGCTCCTCGGCGACGAGTTGGGCGAGGCCGGTGAGCGAGCCCTGGCCCATCTCGGAACGGGCGATGCGGATCACCACGGTGTCGTCGGGCCGGATCACGACCCAGGCGTTGACTTCAGGCGAACCGTCGGCCGCGCGCACCACTGTCGGGCCGAAGGGAAGGTCGAGGCCGAGTGCGAGGCCGGCG from Bradyrhizobium arachidis carries:
- the obgE gene encoding GTPase ObgE, translated to MKFLDEAKVYIRSGDGGNGCVAFRREKFIEFGGPSGGNGGRGGNVVIEVADGLNTLIDYRYQQHFKAQKGENGMGSDRHGANGKNIVLKVPMGTQIFDEDRETLIHDFTKVGEKFVLAEGGNGGFGNAHFKSSTNRAPRNANPGQPGEERWIWLRLKLIADAGLVGMPNAGKSTFLSKVSAARPKIADYPFTTLHPQLGVVNADGREFVLADIPGLIEGAHEGTGLGDRFLGHVERCRVLLHLIDATCEHAGKAYKTVRHELDAYGGQLTDKIEIVALNKIDAVEPDELKKQKDRLKRAAKKTPLLMSGVTGQGVKEALRALADIIGESPVSAKAKSAAEAEPWAN
- a CDS encoding MaoC family dehydratase → MTEFDPTQHRMVPEQRWFEDFVLGERFVLPSRTQTAAIFAAFQTASGDTHPVHYDVEYCRARGMPHLLAHGFQTLIHTAPGAGLFPFMVEDSLVGFLEQSSRFLKPVYADDTIYPALEVIELVAGRTTGTVTLKSTIYNQRKELVLDGMQKFLIRRRPT
- a CDS encoding DMT family transporter; amino-acid sequence: MPLFKKLSAYDERSARLAGIALMLLSIFMFSFGDAMGKFMVATYSVGQLLFLRAIAALLLLSPIIWRQRHEFTRLERPWLQLLRVTLSTLEVAAFFLATVYLPLADVITYYLAGPIFVTALSALLLGEHVGWRRWTAILIGFCGVLIALRPSAQTVSLPALIALGGSLSFALLMLITRSLRETPDIVMASSQFCGTFLLGLGLSVFHWVPPTGGSLVLFALAGLTSVAALFCVNRSLKLAPASVVVPYQYSMIVWAVIFGFVVFGDVPSMATIIGAAIIIGAGLYIYLRERDLGRQEDTQVSPPV
- a CDS encoding GNAT family N-acetyltransferase, coding for MLQDFSSTTLREARPSVVATERLTLRRPTLADVKAISQLANDLRIAQNTRRLPHPYLQEHAVEFIRATAELGSESVFLIEHDETAVGMVGIDRSRPDNAELGYWLGVEHWGRGYGTEAARGAIDFFFEEFEEDHLYAGARVTNPASRNVLEKCGFQWSGVELHRFEALGSSTPVDSFRLSRGVWSSLKSWSSARRVR
- the rpmA gene encoding 50S ribosomal protein L27 — encoded protein: MAHKKAGGSSRNGRDSKGKRLGIKVFGGERVIPGNIIARQRGTTWHPGLNVGMGTDHTLFAKIEGRVAFQAKANGRTFVSVLPIAEAAE
- the rplU gene encoding 50S ribosomal protein L21, which codes for MFAVIKTGGKQYRVAPDDVLEVGKIAGEVGTIVQLNEVLVVGGDTPVLGVPTVAGASVAVEVLDHKRGPKVIAFKKRRRKNSRRKRGYRDEITVLRVTEILTDNSKPTKGPRPKKEKVAKEASKEAAE
- a CDS encoding ROK family protein, which produces MATDELVATTGIAQHGAVRLPSVDVDSFNIEIKDEDGFLGDRASKGAFREILDHWRKPLRKTGEDPFGDEPSEKISKKVLDDMLVGDDTEASAVVHSAIEEFAQELAYVTRRFLKTKAWAKTERIVVGGGFRDSRLGELAIARADIILKSEKSGIDMVPIRAHPDEAGLIGTLHLAPSWIFEAHDSILAVDIGGTNIRCGVVETRWKKAKDLSKAAVWKSELWRHADDKPTREGAVKRLTKMLKALITQAENEGFKLAPFIGIACPGVINADGSIEKGAQNLPGNWESSKFNLPASLIEGIPVIGEHDTAILMHNDGVVQGLSEVPFMQDVERWGVLTIGTGLGNARFTNRRKENGKDRDSTENGKKKAKETKDNDKQ
- a CDS encoding alpha/beta fold hydrolase; protein product: MEHLKVTANGASFHVARLGEGKPLLLLHGWPEFWLTWEPVMTRLSGRFTLIAPDLRGFGASDKPDGPYGPDQHATDMVALMDALGIARFGVVGHDVGGAVMQPLARRVPERLAGLFFFDFVYPGIGPRMAAPDRLNHIWYQSFHQMEMAPKLVGTTRENCRLYIAHFLKTWSHRKDAFDDVLDAFADNFFEDGNLAGGFAHYRAAHAARVAMMKGEAPISPPIAVPTCVRWAEHDPLFPYAWTDRISETFTDLDLAMFSGVGHFPHREDPERAAEEIAGFFQRQGWG
- the soxA gene encoding sulfur oxidation c-type cytochrome SoxA; this translates as MRFLGIIAIAALATAQAVVAGEIPQAERRSSYSFMAPDTKAIQDDDTSNPGMLWVLDGEALWTRKDGIAAKACADCHQDARTSMKGVAARYPAFDKTLGRLVDLEQRINLCRANHQQASPLAYESRDLLALTAFVARQSREMPIETGGDPQLAQFIASGRDLFMRRQGQLNLACTNCHDDNWDKRLAGSAITQAHPTGYPLYRLEWQTLGSLQRRLRSCMTGIRAQPYDYGAPEMVELELYLMSRARGMKVEAPGVRP
- the soxZ gene encoding thiosulfate oxidation carrier complex protein SoxZ, which translates into the protein MPAALINVPAKAKRGDVIEIKTLMSHIMETGYRHTASGEVVPRNIITSFACRYNGAEIFRADLYPAISANPFITFFTTATESGKFEFEWIGDNGFSETASASIVVE